Proteins encoded within one genomic window of Cytophagales bacterium:
- a CDS encoding energy transducer TonB — MEVLEKKAVGAMEHLLVDRPIALHRKQKIADKTAYQDLLEIKTQKAQKEKREKLLYFFVGLSLSLFLIILAFEHKVQDDTPMIVMDGGENDIEMMAEIPLTEQPPPPPPPTQNIPQVITEVANDTEVIEDLKVEIDVEMTENMVVEEVVFEEVEIEEEKVDEIFDIVETLPEPIGGYAAFYRFLAENLDYPKDALKNRVEGKVFVQFVIEKDGGLTNFKVLKGIGSSCDEEAIRVLTTVPNWEPGKQRGRNVRVYRTIPIIFKLAN, encoded by the coding sequence ATGGAAGTATTAGAGAAAAAAGCAGTGGGTGCTATGGAGCATCTGCTGGTAGATCGTCCGATAGCACTTCATCGAAAACAGAAAATCGCTGACAAAACAGCTTATCAGGATTTACTCGAGATCAAAACTCAAAAAGCACAGAAAGAAAAGCGAGAGAAACTGCTTTACTTTTTTGTGGGATTGAGCTTGAGTTTGTTTTTAATCATACTTGCTTTTGAGCACAAAGTGCAGGATGATACTCCAATGATTGTCATGGACGGAGGCGAGAATGATATTGAAATGATGGCTGAAATTCCGCTTACGGAACAACCACCTCCGCCACCGCCACCCACGCAAAACATTCCACAGGTCATCACAGAAGTAGCCAACGACACGGAGGTAATCGAAGACTTGAAGGTAGAAATTGATGTGGAAATGACCGAAAACATGGTTGTGGAGGAAGTTGTTTTTGAAGAGGTGGAAATAGAAGAGGAAAAAGTGGACGAAATCTTTGATATCGTAGAAACATTGCCAGAGCCAATTGGAGGATATGCCGCATTCTATCGCTTTCTAGCTGAAAATCTGGATTACCCCAAAGATGCACTGAAGAACAGGGTAGAGGGAAAGGTATTTGTACAGTTTGTGATTGAGAAGGATGGGGGGCTCACCAATTTCAAAGTCTTAAAGGGAATTGGTAGTAGTTGTGATGAAGAAGCCATTCGCGTTTTGACTACAGTACCCAACTGGGAGCCCGGGAAGCAGCGAGGACGTAATGTCCGGGTTTATCGAACGATCCCAATCATCTTCAAGCTAGCCAATTGA
- a CDS encoding iron-sulfur cluster assembly accessory protein: MISVTEKAKDQLMVLRKEEGHSAQHNVRVAVKGGGCSGLMYDLEFDDKINDSDDVFEDNGVKVIVDKKSLLYLLGTTLDFSDGLNGKGFQFVNPNASRTCGCGESFSV, from the coding sequence ATGATTAGTGTCACTGAAAAAGCAAAAGACCAGTTGATGGTCCTGAGAAAGGAAGAAGGACATAGCGCACAGCACAACGTACGTGTAGCGGTCAAAGGTGGTGGTTGTTCTGGTTTGATGTATGACCTGGAGTTTGATGATAAGATCAACGATTCAGATGATGTATTTGAGGACAATGGCGTCAAAGTGATCGTTGACAAGAAAAGCCTGCTGTACCTTTTAGGTACTACTTTAGATTTCTCCGATGGTCTCAATGGCAAAGGCTTCCAGTTTGTCAACCCTAATGCCTCCCGAACTTGCGGTTGTGGCGAGAGCTTCTCAGTATAA
- the mce gene encoding methylmalonyl-CoA epimerase, translating to MIKVEHIGIAVKNLAEVNDLYAKLFDRAHYKQEEVASEGVSTSFFQMGETKIEFLESTAEDGPISKYINKKGEGIHHIAFEVADIEKEMARLQEEGFQLINEAPKKGADNKLVAFIHPKSTNGVLVELCQEIK from the coding sequence ATGATAAAAGTCGAACATATCGGAATTGCTGTAAAAAACCTTGCTGAGGTAAACGATCTGTATGCCAAACTCTTTGACCGGGCACATTATAAGCAGGAAGAAGTAGCCTCTGAAGGAGTCAGCACATCATTTTTTCAAATGGGTGAGACCAAGATTGAGTTTTTGGAATCCACTGCTGAAGACGGCCCTATTTCCAAATACATCAACAAAAAAGGAGAAGGCATTCACCACATCGCTTTTGAAGTAGCAGACATTGAAAAAGAAATGGCGCGATTGCAAGAAGAGGGTTTTCAGTTGATCAACGAAGCTCCAAAAAAAGGAGCTGATAATAAACTAGTAGCCTTTATTCATCCCAAATCCACTAACGGCGTATTGGTAGAACTTTGCCAGGAGATCAAATAA
- the thiL gene encoding thiamine-phosphate kinase, which produces MEEKRTEIGELGEFGLIDRLSSKFTPENDQTVKGIGDDAAVISSSEGQLTLLSSDMLLEGIHFDLAYMPLQHLGYKAIAVNVSDIASMNGIPKQVTVNLGLSNRFSVEAIEMIYKGIKSACEEYKVDLVGGDTTASRTGLVISVSVLGETNAEKITYRNTAAKSDIVCVSGDLGAAYIGLQVLEREKQEYLANPDMQPQIEKYDHVVGRQLRPKARMDIIHELAELNIVPTSMIDISDGLVSELFHLCKQSDLGVSIYEDKLPIGEQTFSTAAEFSIDPNTCALNGGEDYELLFTLKQEDFEKIKNHEDIHTIGYMHEKEKGKVMVTRSQNVMELQAQGWVHF; this is translated from the coding sequence ATGGAAGAAAAACGTACAGAAATTGGAGAATTGGGTGAATTCGGACTGATCGATCGATTGAGTTCAAAATTCACCCCTGAAAACGACCAAACGGTCAAAGGAATTGGGGACGATGCAGCAGTCATTTCTTCCTCCGAAGGGCAGCTGACTTTGCTTTCTTCTGACATGTTACTGGAAGGCATTCACTTTGACCTGGCTTACATGCCGCTTCAACACCTTGGCTACAAAGCCATTGCAGTGAATGTATCTGACATTGCATCCATGAATGGTATTCCTAAACAAGTCACGGTAAATCTCGGGTTAAGTAATCGCTTCTCGGTGGAGGCCATCGAAATGATCTACAAGGGCATCAAAAGTGCCTGTGAAGAATATAAGGTAGACCTGGTTGGTGGAGATACGACGGCTTCCCGAACTGGATTGGTGATCTCTGTCTCGGTTTTAGGTGAAACCAATGCAGAAAAAATCACTTATCGCAATACTGCGGCCAAGTCAGACATTGTATGTGTAAGCGGTGATCTGGGTGCTGCTTATATTGGATTACAGGTGCTCGAACGAGAAAAACAAGAATACCTGGCTAATCCCGACATGCAGCCACAGATTGAAAAGTATGACCATGTGGTAGGCAGGCAGTTGCGACCCAAAGCACGCATGGACATCATTCATGAATTGGCGGAGCTGAACATTGTCCCCACTTCCATGATTGATATTTCTGATGGATTGGTATCGGAACTTTTCCATCTCTGTAAACAGTCTGATCTGGGCGTTTCAATTTACGAAGACAAACTCCCCATTGGCGAACAGACCTTTTCCACCGCGGCAGAATTTTCCATCGACCCCAATACTTGTGCTTTGAATGGCGGAGAAGATTATGAGCTACTTTTCACCCTAAAGCAAGAGGATTTTGAGAAGATCAAAAATCATGAGGACATTCACACCATTGGTTACATGCATGAAAAGGAAAAAGGCAAAGTAATGGTGACCAGAAGCCAAAATGTAATGGAACTCCAGGCACAGGGGTGGGTGCATTTTTAA
- the cysM gene encoding cysteine synthase CysM, giving the protein MEKSNSALAGNIGQLIGNTPLVKINLPEIPDHVTVYGKLEGNNPGGSVKDRPAFNMINEALVRGDIKPDSKLVEATSGNTGIALAMVASSFNLDITLIMPENSTQERIDTMRAYGAKVILTKAEGTIEYSRTVADQMVAEEGYFSLNQFANPDNYLAHYKTTGPEIWRDTEGGITHFVASMGTTGTIMGNSMFLKEQNADIRIVGVQPEEGSQIPGIRKWSPEFLPAIFDASRVDEILYVNRDQAIEMTRRLAAETGVFAGMSSGGVQHAVVQLAQSLKAPATIVSIVCDRGDRYLSSDLFKA; this is encoded by the coding sequence ATGGAAAAATCAAATTCGGCACTTGCTGGAAACATCGGACAACTCATCGGTAACACCCCTCTGGTGAAGATCAATCTTCCGGAGATCCCGGACCATGTAACCGTCTATGGTAAATTGGAAGGGAATAACCCCGGTGGTAGTGTCAAAGATCGGCCGGCTTTCAATATGATCAATGAAGCTTTGGTTCGTGGAGACATCAAGCCAGATTCCAAATTGGTGGAAGCCACCAGTGGTAATACCGGGATCGCGCTGGCCATGGTAGCTTCATCCTTCAACCTGGACATTACGTTGATCATGCCTGAGAATTCCACGCAGGAACGAATTGATACCATGCGGGCTTATGGTGCGAAAGTGATCCTGACCAAAGCAGAAGGTACCATTGAATATTCCCGAACCGTAGCGGATCAAATGGTCGCTGAAGAAGGCTATTTTTCACTCAATCAATTTGCCAATCCCGATAATTACCTGGCCCATTATAAAACGACCGGACCTGAGATCTGGCGCGATACGGAAGGCGGAATTACACACTTTGTGGCCAGTATGGGTACGACAGGTACGATCATGGGAAATTCCATGTTCCTGAAAGAACAGAATGCTGATATTCGGATCGTGGGTGTGCAGCCAGAGGAAGGATCCCAAATTCCTGGCATCAGAAAATGGTCCCCGGAGTTTCTGCCTGCGATCTTTGATGCGAGCAGAGTGGATGAGATCTTGTATGTGAATCGGGATCAGGCCATAGAAATGACACGTCGATTAGCGGCAGAAACTGGCGTTTTTGCCGGTATGAGTAGCGGGGGCGTTCAGCATGCGGTAGTGCAATTGGCACAATCTCTCAAAGCGCCCGCGACCATCGTTTCGATTGTATGTGATCGGGGAGATCGGTATTTGAGTTCGGATTTGTTTAAAGCTTAA
- a CDS encoding serine O-acetyltransferase, whose product MDSNFLKKIAASHDRPKALPGSEEIDSFLVRLLQFLFPELNNIRLTKVEELELEYSEIKRAFEQLLEKTRACESQQVLSICEYFFKDLESVYDLCLEDAQAILEGDPAANDLREVIRTYPGFLAIAIYRIAHIMTHIDVPYLPRIFTEYAHSKTGIDIHPKAQIGRYFCIDHGTGVVIGETTVIGDHVKIYQGVTLGALSVNKNMASIKRHPTIKDQVVIYAGATILGGETEIGENSIIGGSVWITESVLPNSRVYHTSDHQFIKTL is encoded by the coding sequence ATGGATTCGAACTTCTTAAAGAAAATCGCGGCCTCTCATGATCGGCCGAAAGCCCTGCCTGGATCGGAGGAAATTGATTCCTTTTTAGTTCGGTTGCTGCAGTTTCTGTTTCCGGAACTCAACAACATTCGACTGACAAAAGTAGAGGAACTTGAACTGGAATACTCTGAGATCAAGCGGGCATTTGAGCAATTGCTGGAAAAAACTCGTGCTTGTGAGAGTCAACAGGTATTGAGTATTTGCGAATACTTTTTCAAAGATCTGGAATCCGTCTATGACCTATGTCTGGAAGACGCTCAGGCGATATTAGAGGGCGATCCTGCAGCCAATGACCTGAGAGAAGTTATACGGACTTATCCTGGATTTCTGGCCATTGCGATTTACCGTATTGCCCATATCATGACACACATTGATGTGCCCTATCTACCCAGGATATTTACCGAATATGCACATTCAAAGACGGGAATAGACATTCATCCAAAGGCTCAGATAGGCCGTTATTTCTGCATCGATCATGGAACGGGTGTTGTGATCGGTGAAACTACGGTCATCGGCGATCATGTCAAAATCTATCAAGGGGTGACCTTAGGCGCTTTAAGTGTAAATAAAAACATGGCGTCGATCAAACGTCATCCTACCATCAAAGATCAGGTAGTGATCTATGCAGGTGCTACGATCCTTGGTGGTGAAACAGAAATTGGAGAAAATAGCATCATCGGAGGAAGTGTCTGGATAACGGAAAGTGTATTGCCGAACTCAAGAGTTTATCATACATCTGACCACCAATTCATAAAAACATTGTAA
- a CDS encoding ATP-binding cassette domain-containing protein, translated as MSIVVEGLTKKYGEQKAVNDISFEIKTGEVVGFLGPNGAGKSTTMKMITCFMAPTDGDIRLDELSIHADQEAIKKKIGYLPENNPLYVDMSIIDYLRFSAEIQGVAKSAIPGRIGEMIEKCGLDREKHKNINELSKGYRQRVGLAQAMIHDPEVLILDEPTTGLDPNQIVEIRKLIKELGKQKTVILSSHILSEVEATCDRILIINRGRIVADGTSDTLRQQAQGQELLTIQIEGEGDIARALLGLASVEKASAIEGRPGFFSVQSKPELSSRKAIFDLCVTQKWYLTEMTGIETRLEDVFRDLTN; from the coding sequence ATGTCTATCGTTGTAGAAGGCCTCACCAAAAAGTACGGTGAACAAAAAGCAGTCAACGACATTTCATTTGAGATCAAAACCGGCGAGGTAGTCGGTTTTTTGGGGCCAAATGGTGCCGGGAAGAGCACCACCATGAAAATGATCACCTGTTTCATGGCGCCCACCGATGGGGACATCCGTCTCGATGAATTGTCGATCCACGCAGATCAGGAAGCCATCAAAAAGAAAATCGGATACTTACCTGAAAATAATCCACTATATGTGGACATGTCCATTATTGATTATCTCCGTTTCAGTGCCGAAATCCAGGGTGTCGCCAAATCAGCTATCCCCGGAAGAATTGGAGAAATGATTGAGAAATGTGGACTGGATCGTGAAAAGCATAAAAACATCAATGAGCTTTCCAAAGGATATCGGCAACGTGTCGGACTGGCACAAGCCATGATCCACGACCCGGAAGTATTGATCCTGGATGAGCCTACGACAGGATTAGACCCTAACCAAATCGTAGAGATCCGTAAGTTGATCAAGGAGTTGGGCAAACAAAAGACCGTAATCCTTAGCTCACATATCCTTTCAGAAGTTGAAGCTACTTGCGACCGTATCCTGATCATTAACCGGGGCCGAATTGTTGCTGATGGAACTTCTGATACGTTAAGACAACAAGCTCAGGGGCAAGAACTCCTGACGATCCAGATCGAAGGAGAAGGAGACATTGCCAGGGCCTTGTTGGGATTGGCATCCGTGGAGAAAGCCAGTGCCATTGAAGGCCGGCCAGGCTTCTTTTCGGTACAAAGCAAACCTGAGCTCAGCTCCAGAAAAGCCATTTTTGACCTGTGTGTTACACAAAAATGGTATCTCACTGAAATGACCGGGATCGAGACCCGATTGGAAGACGTATTCAGGGACCTAACGAATTAA
- a CDS encoding ABC transporter permease subunit, with protein sequence MQKTWIITKRELSSFFDSLIAYVMIVLFLGLSGIFTWLVTTNIFVGNQASLGTFFGVAFWSLFFFIPAITMRMIAEENRAGTIELLITKAVSDGQIVMGKFLACLILVIIALACTLPYYITISQLGNIDDGSVIGGYLGLILLSASYISIGLFASSLTQNQIVSFLLALLISVFFHFLFDAISASFSGVAGEIFNYLSIRAHYDSMSRGVIDSRDIIFFGSIISLGLLLAQTMLSKRNWQS encoded by the coding sequence ATGCAAAAAACTTGGATAATTACTAAAAGAGAATTGTCATCCTTTTTCGATTCTTTGATCGCATATGTGATGATTGTATTGTTCCTCGGCCTAAGTGGCATCTTCACCTGGCTCGTAACCACCAACATATTTGTGGGAAACCAGGCGAGTCTAGGTACTTTCTTTGGAGTGGCCTTTTGGTCCTTGTTCTTCTTTATACCGGCCATTACCATGCGGATGATCGCGGAAGAGAACCGGGCAGGCACGATCGAATTGTTGATCACCAAGGCCGTTTCTGACGGCCAGATTGTCATGGGGAAATTCCTGGCCTGTTTGATCCTGGTCATCATCGCCCTGGCATGTACCTTACCTTATTACATCACGATCAGTCAGCTGGGCAATATTGATGACGGTAGTGTGATTGGCGGATACCTGGGACTTATCTTGTTGTCTGCTTCCTATATCAGCATCGGTCTTTTCGCAAGCAGCCTGACCCAAAATCAGATTGTTTCCTTTTTGTTGGCATTATTGATTTCGGTGTTCTTTCACTTTTTGTTTGATGCCATCAGTGCTTCATTCTCGGGAGTAGCTGGAGAAATATTCAATTACCTGAGTATAAGGGCACATTACGATTCGATGAGTCGTGGCGTGATCGACAGCCGGGATATCATCTTCTTTGGCTCAATCATTTCGCTGGGGCTTCTACTGGCGCAGACCATGCTCTCTAAAAGAAACTGGCAATCCTAA
- a CDS encoding Gldg family protein — protein sequence MMKKTTIITQLLIVVAIIVVANLISRNMYFRIDFTEDQRYTLSKATRDILKDLDEVITVKAYFTENLPAQLAFVQNDLRDQLVEYEDLAGGNLIFEFINPSESDELKQEAIQSGVAPLSINVVENDQQQQIQAFLGVVLKSGDNTEAIPVVQPNGGIEYDLTMAIKKLAIQDKPKIGMISGYGSPGLSAFPQLVEQLSVLYDVEEFSIADTFSIPTFYRGLIWVAPKDTIAPIEFSKLDQYLNQGGKLFLSYSSVAGDLQQGALQPAPNIGIKNWVAGKGLIFGNDFVIDQNCLPVTVQQRQGFLTINSQVSVPLLPRVSNFEDHPITEGLEQVLLPFVNAFTINNSDTTLRINPLAFTSAKSGTLPAPGYLDIQRKWTEADFPMQEQILASSIEGIGAGNGAMVVIGNGDFIINGEGQQAQRVNPDNLNFASNAIDWLADDTGLISLRTKAITSRTLDKVEDGTKNLLKYGNVFAPILLILIYAGIRKQIRNRRKQKWAQGNFA from the coding sequence ATGATGAAGAAAACAACCATAATAACTCAGCTATTGATAGTGGTCGCCATCATCGTTGTGGCGAACCTGATCTCAAGGAACATGTACTTCCGTATTGATTTCACAGAAGATCAGCGATATACCTTAAGTAAAGCAACCAGAGATATTTTAAAAGACCTGGATGAAGTGATTACTGTTAAGGCATACTTCACTGAAAACCTTCCCGCTCAATTGGCATTTGTACAAAATGATTTGCGTGATCAACTGGTCGAGTACGAAGATCTCGCTGGCGGCAATCTGATCTTTGAATTCATCAACCCAAGTGAAAGTGATGAACTGAAACAGGAAGCCATTCAAAGTGGTGTAGCGCCTTTGTCGATCAATGTCGTAGAAAATGATCAACAACAGCAGATCCAGGCTTTTCTGGGAGTTGTGCTAAAAAGCGGCGATAATACCGAGGCCATTCCGGTGGTTCAGCCCAATGGTGGTATTGAATATGACCTTACCATGGCCATTAAGAAACTCGCCATTCAGGACAAACCAAAGATCGGCATGATTTCAGGTTATGGATCACCGGGTTTGAGCGCTTTTCCTCAACTCGTGGAACAACTTTCTGTGCTGTATGATGTGGAAGAGTTCAGTATCGCCGATACCTTTAGCATTCCTACCTTTTATCGCGGATTGATCTGGGTAGCCCCAAAAGACACCATTGCCCCCATTGAATTCTCTAAGCTGGATCAGTACCTGAATCAGGGTGGAAAGCTTTTCCTTTCTTATTCCAGTGTCGCTGGTGATTTGCAACAAGGTGCTTTGCAGCCAGCCCCGAATATTGGCATCAAAAACTGGGTCGCTGGCAAAGGACTGATCTTCGGCAATGATTTCGTCATTGACCAGAATTGTCTTCCGGTTACGGTCCAACAACGTCAAGGTTTCCTAACCATCAACAGCCAGGTCAGTGTTCCCTTATTGCCTCGGGTCTCCAACTTTGAAGATCATCCGATCACTGAAGGACTGGAACAAGTCTTATTGCCTTTTGTCAATGCTTTTACGATCAACAATTCTGATACCACGCTGCGGATCAACCCGCTGGCATTTACGTCAGCAAAATCCGGAACGCTACCCGCTCCAGGCTATCTGGACATCCAGCGAAAATGGACAGAAGCTGATTTTCCAATGCAAGAACAAATCCTGGCTTCTTCCATTGAAGGAATTGGGGCTGGCAATGGCGCTATGGTTGTGATCGGCAATGGCGATTTCATCATCAATGGGGAAGGCCAGCAAGCACAACGCGTCAATCCCGATAATTTGAACTTTGCCAGTAATGCGATTGACTGGTTGGCTGATGACACGGGTTTGATCTCCCTACGTACCAAAGCGATTACGTCAAGGACCCTGGATAAAGTGGAAGATGGAACCAAAAACCTCCTCAAGTATGGGAATGTTTTTGCTCCTATCCTACTGATCCTGATCTATGCAGGTATTCGAAAGCAGATCAGAAACCGAAGAAAACAAAAATGGGCGCAAGGAAACTTCGCCTGA
- a CDS encoding DUF4340 domain-containing protein translates to MKNNTVKLLGLLAVLVVVYLIMTFTGDKSRSKSFRTELVSIDTASVTRVVIESPTESTEVTKDGEGWQVALPDGSMKSAVASAVSNLLTSLEGIKPTRIVARTENKWKDYSVDSTGTRVKIYEGNKNTLDLIIGRFGVENQRQFYTHVRLAEENDVYIANDFMGISIAKSANDFRNGSLLRLKQDSLTQISFNYPDSAFSLYKNDARWSTNAFEADSANVASYLQGLSFVSSKNFADGAGLSTPDLNVTFSFSNQPEIQISAYQQDGNWILQSSENTDEYFTDAAVFEKIFKGAAVL, encoded by the coding sequence ATGAAAAACAATACCGTTAAACTTCTTGGCCTATTGGCCGTGCTGGTGGTGGTTTATCTGATCATGACATTTACCGGAGATAAATCCCGAAGTAAGTCTTTCCGAACTGAACTGGTATCCATAGATACGGCCAGCGTGACCAGGGTTGTCATCGAATCACCTACGGAATCCACTGAAGTAACCAAAGATGGTGAAGGTTGGCAAGTGGCACTTCCTGATGGCTCCATGAAATCTGCCGTAGCTTCCGCGGTAAGCAACTTACTGACTTCTCTGGAAGGCATCAAACCAACTCGGATCGTGGCGCGAACAGAGAACAAATGGAAAGATTACTCTGTAGATAGCACAGGCACTCGCGTGAAGATCTATGAAGGGAATAAAAACACATTGGACCTGATCATCGGGCGTTTTGGTGTGGAAAATCAACGACAATTTTACACGCATGTACGACTTGCAGAAGAAAATGATGTCTACATCGCCAATGACTTCATGGGCATCAGCATCGCAAAATCAGCGAATGATTTTCGGAATGGAAGTTTATTGCGGTTGAAGCAAGATTCCTTGACACAAATTTCATTCAACTACCCTGATTCTGCTTTTTCTTTATACAAGAATGATGCGCGATGGAGTACCAATGCATTTGAAGCAGATTCAGCCAATGTCGCGAGCTATTTGCAGGGATTGAGTTTTGTGAGTAGTAAAAACTTCGCCGATGGTGCCGGATTGAGTACACCCGATTTAAATGTGACTTTTAGCTTCAGCAACCAACCTGAGATTCAAATTTCGGCTTATCAACAAGACGGCAATTGGATACTACAATCATCGGAGAATACTGATGAGTACTTCACTGATGCAGCAGTCTTTGAAAAGATCTTCAAAGGAGCAGCAGTACTTTAA
- a CDS encoding YceI family protein, with product MIKTLIVALGLLVAVPNAEETYNVSVADSKVTWKAYKVGGEHAGTVNIQSGTLTTDGETLTGGSFTLNMTSIAVTDLQGEYKGKLEGHLKSPDFFAVEEFTTASFVITNVAPQGDQHKITGTMVIKNIAQEISFMANVDVKNGTISATADMKIDRAKFNVRYGSDSFFDNLGDKVIYDEFDLSVNLVANL from the coding sequence ATGATTAAGACTTTGATCGTTGCTTTGGGTTTGCTAGTTGCAGTTCCAAATGCAGAAGAGACCTATAATGTAAGTGTTGCGGACAGTAAAGTAACCTGGAAAGCCTATAAAGTAGGTGGAGAGCACGCTGGTACTGTTAACATCCAGAGCGGAACATTGACTACTGATGGCGAAACGTTGACCGGTGGTTCATTCACTTTAAACATGACTTCTATCGCTGTAACTGACCTACAAGGAGAATACAAAGGGAAATTGGAAGGCCACTTGAAGTCACCTGATTTTTTCGCTGTTGAAGAATTTACAACTGCTTCTTTCGTGATTACTAATGTTGCTCCACAAGGAGATCAGCACAAAATCACTGGAACCATGGTGATCAAAAACATTGCTCAAGAAATCTCTTTCATGGCGAATGTGGATGTGAAAAATGGGACCATCTCTGCTACTGCTGACATGAAAATCGATCGTGCCAAATTCAACGTTCGTTATGGATCAGATAGCTTCTTTGACAACCTGGGGGACAAAGTCATCTATGATGAATTCGATTTGTCTGTGAACCTGGTTGCTAATCTGTAA
- a CDS encoding energy transducer TonB — translation MRNLSLFFILLICCEAKYIPEDGIYSVAETMPAYEQGMAAFDEFVNEEIEKWAPGEKANVFVSFVVKADGAVSDVKVVKGFSEAYDEKAKEIVSNCPGKWTAGTEEGQPVDVKMVYPVRF, via the coding sequence ATGAGAAACTTAAGTCTCTTCTTTATTCTGCTGATTTGCTGCGAAGCAAAGTATATTCCGGAAGACGGTATATATTCAGTGGCAGAGACCATGCCTGCCTATGAGCAAGGGATGGCCGCATTCGATGAGTTTGTGAATGAAGAGATTGAAAAGTGGGCTCCCGGCGAAAAGGCTAATGTATTTGTCTCGTTTGTTGTGAAAGCTGACGGTGCCGTATCTGATGTGAAAGTGGTCAAGGGATTTTCTGAAGCTTACGACGAGAAAGCCAAGGAGATCGTTAGCAATTGCCCGGGTAAGTGGACCGCAGGTACAGAAGAAGGACAACCCGTAGACGTGAAGATGGTCTACCCGGTTCGTTTCTAA
- a CDS encoding DUF3109 family protein: MQIIDKTVVASDVVGESFVCDLNKCKGACCVEGDLGAPLEEDELEKIDEVVPLVKPYLNKEAIEVLDTQGGFELDEEGDFSTTTINNKECAFAFYDEQKILKCSIEQAWKDGKTDFQKPISCHLYPIRIKNLGEYEAINYDRWHICSPACDLGAELKVPVYKFLKDPLIRKYGEEWYEKLEAQIKEGSVDTDEA; the protein is encoded by the coding sequence ATGCAGATCATTGATAAAACGGTAGTGGCTTCTGATGTAGTAGGGGAATCATTTGTGTGTGACCTGAACAAGTGCAAAGGAGCTTGCTGTGTCGAGGGAGACCTGGGTGCTCCACTAGAGGAAGATGAACTTGAAAAAATCGATGAAGTGGTTCCCCTGGTGAAACCTTATTTAAATAAGGAAGCCATTGAAGTACTGGATACCCAAGGTGGATTTGAATTGGATGAGGAAGGAGATTTTTCAACAACCACTATTAATAATAAGGAATGCGCCTTTGCCTTTTATGATGAGCAAAAAATCCTGAAGTGCAGCATCGAACAGGCGTGGAAAGATGGCAAAACTGACTTCCAAAAACCAATCTCTTGCCACTTGTACCCGATACGCATCAAAAACCTGGGAGAATATGAGGCCATCAATTATGATCGTTGGCACATTTGCTCACCCGCTTGTGATCTCGGTGCTGAACTAAAAGTTCCGGTCTACAAATTCCTAAAAGACCCATTGATCAGAAAGTACGGAGAAGAGTGGTACGAAAAGCTGGAAGCACAGATCAAGGAAGGGAGTGTGGATACGGATGAAGCATAA